From Glycine max cultivar Williams 82 chromosome 11, Glycine_max_v4.0, whole genome shotgun sequence, the proteins below share one genomic window:
- the CYP90A15 gene encoding cytochrome P450 90A1, which translates to MASLPTLLSFAVIFFTVALLYLRRVFRRRQFRLPPGSHGLPLIGETLQLISAYKSDNPEPFIDERVERYGSIFTTHVFGEPTVFSADPEVNRFILQNEGKLLDCSYPGSISNLLGKHSLLLMKGALHKRMHSLTMSFANSSIIKDHLLHHIDRLICLNLDAWSDTVFLMDQAKKITFELTVKQLMSFDPDEWTENLRKEYVLVIEGFFTLPFPLFSTTYRRAIKARTKVAEALALVVRQRRKEYGENKEKKSDMLGALLASGDHLSDEEIVDFLLALLVAGYETTSTIMTLAIKFLTETPLALAQLKEEHDQIRAKSHPGAPLEWTDYKSMAFTQCVVNETLRVANIIGGIFRRATTDINIKGYTIPKGWKVFASFRAVHLNPEHYKDARSFNPWRWQSNSSETANPGNVYTPFGGGPRLCPGYELARVVLSVFLHRIVTRFSWVPAEEDKLVFFPTTRTQKRYPIIVQRRH; encoded by the exons ATGGCTTCTTTGCCAACACTTCTCTCGTTCGCCGTCATCTTCTTCACCGTCGCCCTCTTATACCTCCGCCGCGTGTTCCGCCGCCGTCAGTTCCGCCTCCCGCCGGGGAGCCACGGCCTGCCGTTGATCGGCGAGACGCTGCAGCTGATATCGGCGTACAAGAGCGACAATCCGGAGCCTTTCATCGACGAGCGCGTGGAGCGGTACGGTTCGATCTTCACGACGCACGTGTTCGGCGAGCCGACGGTGTTCTCGGCGGACCCGGAGGTGAACCGGTTCATTCTGCAGAACGAAGGGAAGCTGTTGGATTGCAGTTATCCCGGTTCGATATCGAACCTGCTCGGAAAACACTCTCTTCTGTTGATGAAAGGTGCTCTCCACAAGAGAATGCACTCTCTCACAATGAGCTTCGCCAACTCCTCCATCATCAAGGATCATCTTCTTCACCACATCGACCGCCTCATCTGCCTCAACCTCGATGCCTGGTCCGACACTGTCTTTCTCATGGATCAGGCAAAAAAG ATAACATTTGAGTTAACGGTGAAGCAGTTGATGAGCTTTGACCCAGATGAATGGACTGAGAATCTAAGGAAAGAGTATGTTCTTGTGATTGAAGGATTCTTCACTCTCCCTTTTCCTCTCTTCTCCACCACATACCGCAGAGCCATCAAG GCAAGAACAAAGGTGGCAGAGGCACTAGCGTTGGTAGTGAGGCAGAGGAGAAAAGAGTATGgtgaaaacaaagagaaaaagagtgaCATGCTTGGGGCACTGTTGGCCTCCGGCGACCACCTTTCCGACGAGGAAATAGtggattttttgttggctttgcTCGTCGCCGGTTACGAAACCACCTCTACCATAATGACTCTTGCGATCAAGTTCCTCACTGAGACTCCTCTGGCCTTGGCACAGCTCAAG GAAGAGCATGACCAAATCAGAGCAAAGAGTCACCCAGGGGCACCACTGGAATGGACGGATTACAAGTCAATGGCATTTACTCAATGT GTTGTGAATGAGACCTTGAGAGTGGCAAACATAATTGGTGGGATATTTAGGAGAGCAACGACAGACATCAACATAAAAG GTTACACTATTCCTAAGGGATGGAAAGTCTTTGCATCATTTCGTGCTGTACATCTGAATCCTGAACATTACAAAGATGCCCGGTCCTTCAATCCCTGGAGATGGCAG AGTAACTCATCAGAAACAGCAAATCCTGGGAATGTTTATACACCATTTGGAGGAGGGCCAAGGTTGTGCCCTGGCTATGAGCTAGCCAGAGTTGTACTGTCTGTCTTCCTTCACCGCATTGTTACCCGCTTCAG TTGGGTTCCTGCTGAGGAAGATAAGTTGGTGTTTTTTCCAACTACTAGGACGCAGAAGAGGTATCCTATTATTGTGCAGCGTAGACATTAG